From Brassica rapa cultivar Chiifu-401-42 chromosome A06, CAAS_Brap_v3.01, whole genome shotgun sequence:
TAATTTACGGGTTTAGAAACACGTGTTAGGGTTGGGTTAATAGTTCGGATCATTAAGTCATGTAAAACCGGTTAACTCTCTCTAATCGGGTCGTTTCAGGTTAATTATGTTGGCCATTGGTTTATATTAACTCAACGAATAGTAAACCACACATTAACCATGAGAACCAAGCCCAATCTTCGTCTGTGTGGATTCGTGTTTCGAACTTTCGAAATGGGGAGAAATAGGTTGCGATAGTTAAATTGTGTGCACCTAAGACGCGCTTGAAAGATTGTGTGGAACTGGTGCTATATGATACTTTGTGTGTGGAAATAGGTCGTTTACCCGAGTTTTTTTGTACGAGTAATAGAAATTTGGACTTATACTAAACTTGCTAAAAATGAGTATTTGTTATTTTGAGCACTTTCTCAAAAATGATTACTTGCAAATTATTTGCCTTACTATATTACTTCTTACTTGAGAGTACTTTTTAgttatttgtaaatatttacgAGTATTTAAAAATTACATACTAAATAATACTCTAATAGAAATAGACATGAAAGTTTGTTTTGTCTATTATGCAAGAAAAAATTATGGGAAATAttctaatttaaatatttgtgcATATTCTAAAAGATGATGAAAAACAAGAATATTTCAATATAAGAGTACTTTTTGCTTTTCataataacaaaaatgtttTCTATATAAAAGTAACGAGTAATACAAACCGggtaatagtttttttttatatatttgttatttgtCTTATATTTGCAAGTATCAAAATTGTACTATTTGATACTCGATTTAGCAATGACGAGTacttgaaaaaaacaaaacggaAATGGAGCGAGAGCGAGTATGAGTATTATGTTCAGCCTTAATGAAAATtgcatatattttttgaaacttatgAAAGCTGCATATTCTCGAGCTATGTTTGTTATTAATACGTTTTGCTGAACATACTTTTTATTGATTTCAATGGTCACAACTCACAACAACCGTTATTTATTCATAGTTTTGGACATTAGAAATCGTTATTTACAAAAGAGAAGTCATTTATGAATCATAGACTATTGAGAGTTACATAAAAGTGCTTTCTGGGATAACAAATCCGCATATGAATTTAATTTCACAATGTCCTAGTTGAAACTCACATCACAAAGACAAACGTACCACACCAAGTTACCAACTATGAATTGCCTTACCGAAGCTAATGTGGGGGCAATAGCCGAATACTATACGATGTGCATATTCTGGCTTAAAATTTTCTCATTTATATGGATAAAAAGAACTGGTCTCAAAAGGATATAAACACAATACTCGGCCCAAACCGGCCCACCAATTGGAGTTATCTCGCAGCTAAGCTCACATTAACTTTCGGCTTACGAAAAGAGAGACGGAACAGAACAAAACTATTCCTCGACGACCAgagccaaaagaaaaaaaatcattctctGATCTCTTTCTTCATATGTTCTGTCTTTTTATAAGCCTTTTCAGATAAAtttcaagaagaagatggatgacGTTAAAGATAAGCTTAAAGGATTCATGAAGAAAGTCAatctctcttcctcctccggCAAATTCAAAGGCTCTGGTCGAGTTCTCggatcttcttcctcctctgcaCCCGTTAACCCGATTCAAAACCGGTTTAACCCTCCCCAATCTTCGAATCCGACTCCTAGACCCACCAAACCTTCTCATTCTCCATCAGCTCCGTTACCTGAGAAACCCGTAACTTCCGGGTCAGAGAAAAAACCGGATCCTGATCCGGTTCGTGCTCCTCCACAAGACGGGTTCGACCCATACGGCGCGTTCATCACGTCTTCCAACAGATCTCAAAACGGATACTCTCTGAACATGTTCGAGTGTCCGATCTGCGGCAACCCTTTCAAAACAGAGGAAGAAGTCTCCGTCCACGTGGAGGAGACCTGTCTCGGTGAAACCACAACCACCACCAACGGAGACGAGCCTGCATCCGAGGTGGAGAAGCTTGTGGTTGTGTATCTCTCAGGGAAACCGACGGAGAGCTCGGTTGATGTTTTGCTAAGGTTGCTTAAGAACATAGTGAAGGAGCCTGAGAACGGTAAGTTTAGGAAGATTAGGATGAGCAATGCTAAGATTAAGGAAGCTATTGGTGATGTTGCGGGAGGCGTTGAGCTTCTTGAGCTCGTTGGGTTTGAGTTGAAAGAGGAGAACGACGAGGTTTGGGCCGTTATGGATGTTCCCGGAGGAGACCAAACTCAACTGATTAACGAAGTTGTCGGAATGTTGGAAAAAAGAAATGATGAGGTTCTTCCGGTGGAGCCAGTTGCTGCTGCTCCAAAGAAGATCGATAGAGAGGTAAAAAAACtttgtttgtttgctttttATGACAGAAGCTATTTTAGTTTGGTCACTATCTTCTTGTTTTGTTGGATTTAGATTCGTGTCTTCTTCTCGGTTGCGGAGAACGTAGCGTCGAGAATAGAGGTGCCTGACTCGTTCTATAGCCTCTCTGCGGATGAGATCAAAAGAGAAGCGGATCTGAGGAGGAAAAAGATTGCGGAGTCGCAGCTTTTGATCCCGAGATCGTACAAGGAGAAGCAAGCGAAAGCAGCTAGAAAGAGGTACAAAAGGAGTATGATAAGAGTTCAGTTTCCTGATGGAGTTGTGCTTCAAGGTGTCTTTGCTCCTTGGGAACCTACCTTTGCTCTCTATGAGGTGGTGGTTAATTAATACTaactaaatcttttttttttctcaaattaagacaaaagttttgaaattttctgttttttttttattttttatacagtTTGTGAGTTCTGCTTTGAAAGAGCCAAGTTTGCAGTTCGAGCTTTTGGATCCTGTCCTGGTTAAACGGCGTGTGATTCCGCATACTCCAGCCCCGGGACAGAAGCCAAGAACCTTGGAGGATGAAGAGCTTGTTCCCTCGGCGCTAATCAAGTTTAGACCCATTGAGACTTCCTCTCTCGTCTACACCGGTCTATGCAATGAACTCCTGGAGATCAGTGAGCCACTCACATGATCATTTCGAGTTCCACGGAAGACTTGGCATCAAAacggttttaagttttttttttctatttttatggtGTGGTTGATTATTCTGTGTTTGTGATTCGAACATATTATAGGGGTTTTATGGGGGGGAAATTGTGTAATTTGCACAATAATTAGAATCAAATTTGAAGATTCATCATATCTAAAAAGCTCTCATTTTACTAGAAAAATACATGACGTTAGTAACTACATCTCTGAAGGTCCATTTTAGAAAACTTGTGCAAGTTCTACTATGGCTGACAAAACAAAAATCTGGAATTTGCATGGTTACCTAAGTAACAAGTAGCAACAACCAAGAACCACCAAATtttagcacaaaaaaaaaacaagaactaaACATTCCGACACAGTTTACTACTTTTGCTGCAACTGAGAGCATATTTGATCTCAATCTATTTTCCGTTCTAGAATATAGTTTTGAGTAAAAATGCTTTAATgttaagttaatttttttcaataattttttttaaaaagtttttgtatctttcaaaaaataaaatgaccaaaataacttctttttattttgaaaattgtcatttttattttttaaaatttgaaatcatatttCCAACATTTCACTCTTCAGCTTTAACCTAAATCTATATTAGTTAAACCTAAAactataagtgtatatttactttttaataaaacttcttttggtcattttcttctttaataactattttgtgaaaataaattaaaaagagcTATTCaagaatttttataaaaatatattattttattttttattttataatagaataaaaaaataaaatgattactGTATTTATAGATGGTCTAAGATACATATTGGAGATTAGTACAAATTAACGAAAATATTCTGACGTAAAACTTTTGGCTTGAAATTTAAACaatatctaatatttttatattttatttgtttgatcTAATCAAATTTCTGACGATGTTGTTCAAGTCTAAGGGGATGATTGGTAAGTGctgtagctttatattttttgctgtaaaatttaatctgtagatttatttgctgtagctttccttgctgtagatttctaaagcactaattttttgctctggaaataaagctctctacagccatattttgattttgcagagaTTTTTTTGCTGTGAGTTTTTTAAGGAAAGCAAAGCTCGATTGGTTGAGATATATAGATGTAGACTAAATTTTGGCTGTACAGAGCATCTACAGccccaaccaatcatcccctAAATCAAGAGATATGAACCTTATTAAGACTTGAAATAgcaagataaaaataatataaaagtagAAAAAATGAGCAACAAGAAGACTGTCacaagcaacaaaaaaaaaatctaaatgaTTAACTTTAAAATACAAACGGGACTCAGGTTTACACACTGCGTTTCTATTGCCAACGAAAAAGTTGATAAGAAGGTGCTTCAGAGCTGGCTCTTGATTGAGCTTGCGGTCCAGAGAGGTGATTTTTCGGCGTTGATGCATAGTGAAGCGTGTTATGATGTTGTTGCGCATTCTACTACGCCTTCAATGCTTATTACCAGAGGATGGGGAAAGCTGTGATTTCAACAGAACAGTCATCACCATTGATCCAAGTGTGTTGAATCTCTAAACATTTTTATACTACACTTTGGAAAGAGACTACTTTTTGCTATATTTCTGGAAATGGTTTGTGTTGTTCTGATTCTCTATGCAGACCGAGGATTTTTCTTCCTACAAAAGACAGATTAATATTCGATTTAATCAAAGtcaatgaaaatataaattataaatatgaagACAGAGGAATGATATTTTAGAAACACTGTCAACCGCTGATAATATGAAGACAGAGGAGAAATAACAAGAATAAGAACACTGCAGGCGATTACAATCAGTTCATAAGATGCTAATGATTGTTCTTCCCTATCTTCATTCAATGTTAGAGCTTCTCTCTATGCCCCCGCCTGTGGTCAAGCCTTACGACCATTGAGGTCTGGGTTAACCAAATAACCAATGATATTCTATGGGGAGTGAAAGGTTATGAGAACTCAACGGTGGTACAACGACGACCTTTGTCCATAACAAGGTTTCATCTCTCTAACTGCGTTTTTGAGCACCAGAGAAACCCGAGACATAGAAAGAAGCTCTAATAAAGAGTGAAGATAAGAAGAACAATATTTAATATCTTCTTTTAGATATGTCTGTATAAAATGTCACGTATAtttgaagagaaaagaaaacgTATATGTAGTTAACATataagagttattcttgggttcactccctaagttgaacctctaggttcaccaaccaataagattttattatttcaaattcgatatcttttaaaaaaggaaacaaaatattctcaaattatattatatttttaaaataaaaaaagtaaaaaaagataatagttacagaaaaaaagaatttaaaaaatatatatttttaacgttgTCAACacaacactaaaccctaaatcataatccctaaaccctaaatcctaaaccctaaacccttgggtaaaccctaaacccttgggtaaaccgtaaacccttggataaatcctaaactctaaataaaaaaacactaaaaccctaatccttaaacccttgagtgttttagtgtatagtgattttgatttagagtttaggatttatcatagagtttatggtttatccaagggtttagagtttaggattaagggtttagagattatgatttagggtttagagtttaatgttatgctgacgatgtaaaatatttttttttgtaattatttctattttttttttaccttttaattttaaaaacataatataatttgataatattttgtttccttttttaaaagatatcgaatataaaataaaacaatcatattggttggtgaatctaTAAGATCACCCTAGGGAGTGAACCTAATAATAAGTCAACATATAATTAGGTAAAAAGGAAACGAATACGCCAACGTAAATATAAGGATTTCAGGGAAAGgaagtaaataaaatgaaatttgcAATTATTACTGAGATGTTGTATAGAATTATTCTTTAGGAAAGTTAGATTTCTTATTGTAATTTAAAGATGTTCACAATCGACTAATGAAAATACGGAGATTCCATGGAGATTCGGCTACCGTTCTTTATTTTGCGATCGTTGGATGGTGTTTTCATCTGCCGTATCAAAAGTATTACGTTAGATAAACATTCGGTCACGCAACATTTAGTAAACACCATTCCCCATCCAAATTCCTACAAAGTGTTTTAGTTTCTGTTTCTGGCATCGAATTTTTTGTCTTGTTGTCGACtctataagaatttttttaatatcttcatAGAATGTTATAATGGTACCGTCTATTTATGTGGATCGGAACTGAACCATCCAATCTTTCAAATTACTGCAAACATATATATGGTGTCAAGGTTACATATCCACATACTAATTGATgataaattatgtattttctgTAGAATGACAATAGACGTTAAGAAATCATTTTTCTTATTCATTTATCAAGTTCCGTCCAATCTAGTTGATCGtctaagttatatatataaaatgttgCCCATAAAAgcctaaatatttattattcgaAAGAAACAAATTTTCCGCTTTTGTGTTGACTCACTTGTTACATTATATGATCATTGAATTTGATCATGTAAACTTCTAAGTTAAATATTATGAAGTAGCTATAAAAAAAACAGTGATAAAAATAATCACACTTGGATACAACACTACATTCAGCAAACTCCACAACATCTGGCTGTTTCACTCAGTACCCTCTCCATCACGCTTCTTTCAGTTAACATTCATCTTGCTGCTACTGATTATTTCATTAATGATGGTGTAGCAATTCTGAATAAAAATAACATCTATCCATATTTGTTTCTTCATTTTAACTTGTTATTTGCAACGCTTGAGTGAAAAAATTATTCAGTGTATTTGTTTTAACATCTACccagttttgttgtttttttccttCAAGAAGAGTTCACTAAAAGTATTATATTCAATCAATTTTATAGTCATTGTTGTTTATAATTGTTTTCTATGTTGaacacttttttttctttttatttattacacAATATGTATCTTTGGTTTTTACATAATTCAAGGTTTTCATTTAAGAACATAAAAAAGATGCAGAGAACAACAAATGTTTTTAGATATGAATGTCTAAATCTTCTAGGCTTGGTCGCAAGCATGGCTTTGGTTTAAAACGACAAGGGGTTTTAAAATTGATAGTTGAGAGGTTTTATTTTCGCTTGTTCTTGTCCTGTAGTGACAAGCTTGGCATACAAACATAGTTGCATCAGCCGTGGTGTTATCTTGCCTCAGGCTGCTGTGACCTGCATGTGCAATATGGTTTGTTGCAGAACCTGCACTTTGGAAGCGCTTGGCAACAAGGAAGACACACAACGTCTCCCCCACACGCTACTTCTTCAATCTGATCAGTGTCTGGTCCGAGACAGACTGCACACTCCATGCATCTAGGGACACAATACCAGCATCCCCTGCACTCCCTTTCATTCCTTCCCTCACGTTTCTTCAATCAAGAAAATAACATTGATGTTAGTTTTAGAATCTCAAAATCATTTCTATGTTTGTGACACTCTTTAACTTACACAAGATTCTCTTGAGCAAGGAGGAATCATCCTGACTTGGTCGCATTTGGGACACACCTCGAGGTCGATTGCTCCCTCTTGAGGAAGGTACGTCGAAAGTGATGAGAGATGGTCTTTAGTGAAGCCAGGGACGCCATTGATGTGAAGTGTCTCCAACTTATGATTGTTCTTCATCAAGGTTTCAACACATGCAATGATTCCTTCTGGAACTAACTCCGTGCATCCCGTCACAATTAactgagaaagaaagaaagaaaattcaTTCCTCAACAACAACCCCTAACTTAAAATGTTTCACTATGACCAGTCGAGTTTCGTGATGATCAAGTTACCTTCTTGATCAAAGGGTTTGCGTCAACCACACGGCGAATCAAATTCAACTTTCCTGAGGATTTCAAAGTGAACCATAGATTATCGTCGGTTATACAAGAACTCAATGGTAGTTCAACAACCACCTTGGTCCATAAAACGGTTTGGTCTCTACTGGAGTTTCTTAGCACAGGAGAAACACCGGACAAAGAGATAAATTCAAACAATGAATGAAGGTAGGGAAGAACAATCATTAGCATCTCGTGCACTGATTGTGATAACCAATGATATTCTATGGGAGTGAAAGGTTAGAGAGAACTCAACGGTGGTACAACGACGACCTTTGTCCATAACAAGGTTTCATCTCCTAACTGCGTTTTTGAGCACCAAAGAAACCCGAGACATAGAAAGAAGCTCTAATAAAGAGTGAAGATAATAAGAACAATATTTAACATCTTTTTTTAGATATGTCTGTATAAAATGTCACGTATAtttgaagagaaaagaaaacgTAAATGTAGTTAACATAAAATTAGCCAAAAAGGAAACGAATACGTATTCGTAAATATAAGGATTTCAGGGAAAGgaagtaaataaaatgatatttGCAATTATTACTGAGATTTTGTATAAAACTCATCTTTAATTAGGAAAATTAGATTTCTTATTGTAATTTAAAGATGTTCACAATCGACTAAtgaaaatacaaagaaaattcGAATGAAACCGACCCAAATACGGAGATTTCATGAACATTCGGCTAACgttctttttattttggatGGTGTTTTCATCTGTCGTACCAAAAGTTTACGTTAGATAAACATTCCGTCACGCAGCAGTTAGTACACTGTACacaccattctttttttttttttagtacaCACCATTCACCATCCAAATTTCTACAAAGTTTTTAGTTTCTTCTTTTGGCAACGAATTTTTCGTCTTGTTGTCGGCTACATATGAAAATTATAACATCGTCATAGAATGTTATATTGGTACGGTACCGTCTATTTATGCGGAACTAAGCCATCcaatctttttatcaaaaaaaaaaactaagccATCCAATCTTTCAAATTACTGCATGCAAACATATATATGGTGGCAATATATATCCATATTAATTGCTATGATAACTTATGTTTATGTATTGTCAGTAGAAAAAACAATAAGACGTTAAGAAGTCATTTTTCCTAGTCATTAAAACTTTCATCCTATGTTTGATTATCTAAGTTATATTGCCCCTAAAAcctaaaaaatttattattcgaATGAATCAAATTGTTCTCTTTTTTGTGTTACTTTTCTCTATGTTTAGCACTGCTAA
This genomic window contains:
- the LOC103827567 gene encoding F-box protein SKIP28 isoform X4, producing MLMIVLPYLHSLFEFISLSGVSPVLRNSSRDQTVLWTKVVVELPLSSCITDDNLWFTLKSSGKLNLIRRVVDANPLIKKLIVTGCTELVPEGIIACVETLMKNNHKLETLHINGVPGFTKDHLSSLSTYLPQEGAIDLEVCPKCDQVRMIPPCSRESCKREGRNERECRGCWYCVPRCMECAVCLGPDTDQIEEVACGGDVVCLPCCQALPKCRFCNKPYCTCRSQQPEAR
- the LOC103827567 gene encoding F-box protein SKIP28 isoform X2, encoding MRTEEKEQWRSESVHKMLMVLLPYLHSLFELLSLSRVSPALRNAIRDQTVLWTKVVVDPPLSSRLTDDILWDFTSRSAGKLNTLILRKCSRVTSKGLWRVVDANPLIKKLIVTGCTELVPEGIIACVETLMKNNHKLETLHINGVPGFTKDHLSSLSTYLPQEGAIDLEVCPKCDQVRMIPPCSRESCKREGRNERECRGCWYCVPRCMECAVCLGPDTDQIEEVACGGDVVCLPCCQALPKCRFCNKPYCTCRSQQPEAR
- the LOC103827566 gene encoding plant UBX domain-containing protein 2 — encoded protein: MDDVKDKLKGFMKKVNLSSSSGKFKGSGRVLGSSSSSAPVNPIQNRFNPPQSSNPTPRPTKPSHSPSAPLPEKPVTSGSEKKPDPDPVRAPPQDGFDPYGAFITSSNRSQNGYSLNMFECPICGNPFKTEEEVSVHVEETCLGETTTTTNGDEPASEVEKLVVVYLSGKPTESSVDVLLRLLKNIVKEPENGKFRKIRMSNAKIKEAIGDVAGGVELLELVGFELKEENDEVWAVMDVPGGDQTQLINEVVGMLEKRNDEVLPVEPVAAAPKKIDREIRVFFSVAENVASRIEVPDSFYSLSADEIKREADLRRKKIAESQLLIPRSYKEKQAKAARKRYKRSMIRVQFPDGVVLQGVFAPWEPTFALYEFVSSALKEPSLQFELLDPVLVKRRVIPHTPAPGQKPRTLEDEELVPSALIKFRPIETSSLVYTGLCNELLEISEPLT